AGCACGCTCGTCTGCGTCTGGTTCAGGTCGAGCACCTTCGCGAGCAGGAGCGGCCCGAACGACGAGACCGTCGCGCGCACCTGCGCCCCCGATCGGCCGGTGAGCGAGAGCAGCTCGACCGGGCAGGCCGCCGCCTGCCAATCGAAGCCGGTCTCTCTTGCGCGGGCGACCACGCGCTCGTTCGCATCGCCCGGAGCCGCGATCCCCGCCAGATCTCCCTTCAGGTCCGCGAGGAACACCGGCACGCCCGCGCGCGAGAGCTGCTCCGCGACGAGCTGCAGCGTCTTGGTCTTGCCCGTGCCGGTGGCGCCCGCGACCAGCCCGTGTCGATTCAGGATCGACAGAGGCACGCGCACCAGCGGCTCGGGGTGCGCTTCGCCGCCCGAGAGCGGCGCGCCGAGCACGATCGCCGCATCCACGGCGGGAAAGCTGGCGCGCGCGGCCGAGATCAGCTTCGCATCCATCGAGTGCCCTCCCCTCCGCCTAGAAGCCGTAGCCGAGCCCGAGGATGACCGAGAGGTCCTGGCGCTTCTTGTCGTCGGCCGGGCTCGAGTCCCAGATCCAGATCACCTTGGACTCGCCGAAGAAGCCGCCGAAGAGCTTGTAGCGAAAACCGGTGCGGGTCTCGATGAGCTGATCGTGGCTGTTCTCCAGGCTCGGATACGAAGCGCCGTGGTGGAAGAATGCGACGTCGCCGTAGAAGGCCCAGTCCAGGTTCCACGCCACGCGCGCCGCGATGTAGTCGACGCTCTCGGTGTCGTCGGAGTAGTTCTCGCTCACCCACGTGGGGCCGGCTTCGAGATTGAGCTTCAGCTCGTCGGTTTCGAAGAACTGATAGCCGAGACCGACGCCGCTCACGAGCCGGAGGTCCAGGTTGGCGACGCCGTCCTTCTCGCCGCGCCCCTTCGCGTACAGGTACCACTTCGGATGGAAGAACAGATCGTACTGAAGGCCCATGAACATCTGTCGCTTGGTCGTGCTGGTTTCGCCGGTGTCGTCGTCCTTGGTCTGCTCCGAAGCGTAGCCAGCGCCGAACGTGATGCGGTCCGACTCCGCGCGGCGCACGGCGTCGAAGGCGGCGGTGCCGGCGGTTCGAGTGGTGTTGCCGCGGTCGAAGATCGCGCCCGCGACGGCCGCGCCCTTCCACTGCACCGGCTCGGGGTTCAGCTTCACGGCATTCGCGAGCGGGATCGTCTGCGCGGCGATCGATCCACTGCCGGAAGTGCGAACCGCCCCGGTCTCCGCGATGCCCACCCGGTCGACGATCACCGACTGATCGGCGAGGACGATCGTCACCGGCTCGTCGCTCGAGAAGGTGGCGACTTCGGTCCAGGCGATCTCGAGCTTTCCGGCGAGCTTCGAGTCGAAGGAGAGCTTGCCGTCCGAGAGACCGAGCACCTTTCCGCTCAGCCGGTCCCCGTTCGTGAACTGGACCTCGTCCGCGTTCGCCGCAGCCGACGCGCAAGCGAGGATCGAGAGCACGAGCAGCCGTTTCACGCTGTTTCTCCTCTCGGAGCCGAGGGTGAGGTCAGGAGTCCGACTCGACCATCGCGGCGGCGATCGGAACTTCCGCGCTCCCGAACGGGCCGGGGAATCCGGTGAGGTCGCGCGTCGCGGGATTCGCGTAGAACACCAGCGCCGCAAGCGACTTCACTCCCTTGAAGACGTCGCGGAGCAGATCGATCCGCGAGCGCATCAGCGCGTCGAGCACCCGGTCCTGCCCATCACCCGCGAGCGCCGTGAACGGCCGGAGCTTGGGGACCAGCGGCCAGGGCGCCCATTCGAGCAACGCGAGCGCCGCTTCGACGGTGTCGCCGA
The genomic region above belongs to Deltaproteobacteria bacterium and contains:
- a CDS encoding DUF481 domain-containing protein, with product MRRWCSTRIPRRATSPDSPARSGARKFRSPPRWSSRTPDLTLGSERRNSVKRLLVLSILACASAAANADEVQFTNGDRLSGKVLGLSDGKLSFDSKLAGKLEIAWTEVATFSSDEPVTIVLADQSVIVDRVGIAETGAVRTSGSGSIAAQTIPLANAVKLNPEPVQWKGAAVAGAIFDRGNTTRTAGTAAFDAVRRAESDRITFGAGYASEQTKDDDTGETSTTKRQMFMGLQYDLFFHPKWYLYAKGRGEKDGVANLDLRLVSGVGLGYQFFETDELKLNLEAGPTWVSENYSDDTESVDYIAARVAWNLDWAFYGDVAFFHHGASYPSLENSHDQLIETRTGFRYKLFGGFFGESKVIWIWDSSPADDKKRQDLSVILGLGYGF